In Bufo gargarizans isolate SCDJY-AF-19 chromosome 6, ASM1485885v1, whole genome shotgun sequence, a single genomic region encodes these proteins:
- the LOC122942218 gene encoding homeobox protein vex1-like, with product MRKVSCTLEEEVEETSDLEMEKRTYTVEWLSVSSHRNMTTTPTTLPTTDLLKCRLGQTFPYGKEHKIPSLPSGTEKLNTESDFSDKENPIDNKIALYQGPSNLQVEYGASISRKAFQEVSANRTCPDQETCQLSDSDSMKSPGSMSEEESTSRPRTKFTADQLQELEKSFKEHRYIGSSEKKRLSKVLKLSETQIKTWFQNRRMKFKRQSQDARVEAFFSGMYLPYYNYSDFQAPSSSVRPDLTIPFTSPALVHPYGARPTAVMRPALHASPITSANFGSYPCPPMLVRPMINEPMSHRYSPY from the exons ATGAGAAAGGTCAGTTGCACATTGGAGGAGGAAGTTGAGGAGACCTCAGACCTGGAAATGGAGAAGAGAACTTATACAGTGGAATGGCTTTCAGTAAGCAGTCACAGGAACATGACCACTACTCCTACTACTCTTCCCACAACGGACTTATTAAAATGTAGGTTGGGACAAACTTTTCCCTATGGGAAGGAACATAAAATCCCATCATTGCCATCCGGAACTGAGAAGCTGAATACAGAAAGCGACTTCAGTGACAAAGAAAATCCAATTGACAACAAAATTGCACTTTATCAAGGTCCAAGCAACCTGCAAGTCGAATACG GTGCTTCCATATCTAGAAAAGCATTTCAGGAGGTATCTgccaatagaacatgtcctgaccAAGAGACATGTCAGCTGTCTGACTCTGACAGTATGAAGAGTCCGGGGTCTATGTCTGAGGAAGAGTCTACATCTAGACCTAGGACTAAGTTCACTGCGGACCAGCTGCAGGAGCTGGAGAAGAGCTTCAAGGAGCACCGCTACATTGGTTCCAGCGAGAAGAAGAGGCTGTCCAAGGTGCTGAAGTTATCAGAGACCCAG ATTAAAACCTGGTTTCAGAATCGAAGGATGAAGTTTAAACGTCAAAGCCAAGATGCAAGAGTGGAAGCTTTCTTCTCTGGGATGTACCTTCCTTATTACAATTACTCAGACTTTCAGGCACCCAGTTCCTCCGTACGACCAGATCTAACAATACCGTTCACCTCTCCGGCACTAGTTCATCCTTATGGAGCACGACCAACAGCGGTCATGAGGCCTGCACTTCATGCCTCACCCATCACCTCGGCAAACTTCGGATCCTACCCATGCCCTCCTATGCTGGTACGCCCTATGATTAACGAGCCAATGAGCCACAGATATAGTCCATATTAA